The stretch of DNA ctactttcagtccgcCTACCTGCAAGGAtaaagtcccaagaaatatgtctgtattcctatcgtatcactctcctcctgttttgttttctttcacatacattttctcttcttttttgatgggtttctggacagcaaactcaaaacaaattcttttcatcacaaaagctatctttggaattgactgacgtagtccgaaagaattcatgcatcaacttacgtcacgtattcggcGTCATCACTTcacataccttatggtctcggtatttcgttggtacttcatatttcctacttgtaaaatgaccctcaaagctaaccgagactagttgaggttgtatcaatgcgcctagCCAGCAAGTTATTAATGGcctttttagcgagtggttatcgacaattaatgaccggtaatttttaatgagttggggcattctgaccaatcacaggacctgtttcattaaaacgccaactcgATTGAATTACAATGTGTAATTGatttgacgtcatcacttcgcataccttatggtctcggtatttcgttggcacttcgtatttcctacttgtaaaatgaatCACAAAGGTAActgagactagttgaggttgtatcaatgcgcctcggcAGCAGGTagttaatggcttttttagcgagtggttatgaacaattaatgaccggtcatttgtaatgagttggggcattctgaccaatcacaggatctgtttcattaaaacgccaactcgattgaattacaatataaTATAATTCAGATGAAAGCATACCGGATTTTCATTGTGCTGTAGCTGAAGTGTGTAAACTTGGGAGCAAACTGACACACAAGGCTGTGATACGCTTCCACCTCAGCTGTTTGATCAAAGGGAGAGATCTGGGCAATGTCTTTCACTAGAGTCTTTGACTTCACAATGGCTTCCAATTCCTTGTGCACTTTTGAACCTGAAAATATAGAGTATTGTCTTAGTAAAGAAATTTGGTGCGATCAATTTCAATTTTCATTATATGAATTCTGGTTGACTAAATGTCGTAATTTCGCTTCATGCAACTTGCTTCTAAATATTGCTATTCGGATCAACATATGTTGTCAGTTATTTATTCTGAAATCCAAATAGTTTTGTTGCAGTTActgcaaagaaagaaagaacacctGCAATCATCCAAATCCTGTCCTCCAAGGGTCCATGCAAGCACTGGGGAAAGTGTTCCGAGTCGTGTGTGTGGACGCCAGTGATGTGGTTGCAGACTGAGACCCATTTGGCTCTTGCTTGTTCAGCTCTGAACTCGCCTGGCGGTGTGCTTGAAGCCACCCAATACAGATGACTTGCAATGGATCTCCCCCACATAGCTGCTTCTTCCATTCCCTTCTTCTTGCCAAGTTCCATCAGTTTCTTGTACACTGCTGCAATAATAGATTGCATATACATTATCATTCACATTTTTATTAAAAATAAGTCAGATAAGATAAGTAAAATTATATTTTGCTTGAATTTTCTTAGAGGGATTGATGCACGTTTAATTCATGCTATAAATTAGAAGCATTGAAGTGGCGCATCTGTCTTTGGCATAGCTGCTAGTTCTTAAgatgtaaaacaaaataaatgtaCACCATGATCATTAGTAGTTTTGCACACCATCAACATTTATGAAACTATTAAAGTCTCCTAATCAATAATGTATGCAGTATTAGCCTTCACAGTGACTCCTGTGTCATGCACAACTTAGAGCCTCACAAAATTGTATATCTAAAACTATTTTGATTTTTTGATTGGGACTTCATGTAATCCCCAAACATCATACAAATTTTatattgaaaacaaacaaataaacaatgaagtCATTTGAATTACACAGTCTGGATGTTGTAGGCCAAGGACGACATATTTGGAAGTAATGAAGTCATTTCACGGTGTGTATCCCTATTCAGAAAGCGTGTGGTATTTAATGGGAATAAGAGGGTAGGTTTTCAGCACAGGGGAGGCGGCTTATTTTCAAATGTTTGATAAATATGGCACTAGTGTAAACCGTGTAGTACGGATTGGATACTTACATTTGGCCATGTGCCACACATCAAACCAGTGTCTGATGGGATGTGTCAGGGACCGATAAGTCCTCAAAAATGCGCGGACTTGGGTGTGCCTGTCGGTTACCACATCGCTCACTCCAATCTGGGCTTGCTCCAAAGTCCTGAAGCATTGCTGCAGGCCTGCAAGTTCCATTGCATTGGAGTTGGCAACCTCGCtgctctgtaaaaaaaaatgaaaaagaagtaATAAATGATGATCGAAGTAATTAGTGCCTAATGTGtagattgaacattggatttcccttctttgagccatttGACAAAACTTCAAATTTATGCGGCCAGTcaggactacaaaatagtgtatgtttgtgtgtgttgaatcGTAAATACATAATGAATTTTAACCAAAATTGAtcaatacataaatgttatttgtatttttgacccaaaatatgacattttacacagatctcgacagtcattgttcaccttcttcttcttctgcgttcgtgggctgaaactcccacgtacactcgtgttttttgcacgagtggaattttacgtgtatgagtctatgaccgttttttaccccgccatttaggcagccatacgccgttttcgggggaaTTGTTCACCTTGAATGCTAGGGCAGTCTCCGAAGAACACTGACAGTCTTGATTTGTGTAAAATCtcatctttttttttagaaaatacaaataacagaGAATGTAGTCAGCACTTTAATCTTTACCGGATAACGCGGTAGACTACATAGTCTGGATGATGTGGGTTGTGCTTTCTGAAGAAGGAATAAATGTAAAGAATGGGTAAAAAACGGCCCACGCCATCTGAAAAGGGATTAACGTTTTGCCGCCTGTTTTGCAGAGTATGTGTCGTACACGACATCCGAATAAAGATGAGCAGCGTAACATTCCTTACATAATTACATATGGTTCATCCACAACCAACATCATCTGTGTAGTTTAAATTACGTCATTATTTATTTGGTTGTTAACAAAGATAATCTTTTAAAAGTTGGGCAATTCGATGGGCGTATGTTGACTGGAGATTACATAAAATCTCACAAaacaaatagtttcagagataaagacaTTTTTGTCAGGCTCTGGGTCATCCACGACCCACAAAGCCCGGTGAAGGTTGAGATAGTATTGACCATATAAGTTCCGTAAGAGTGAGATATTGAacctattttgtttttatttaacctatcacttttatttttgttttataactGAAGTATTTTTTCAATGAATTTATTTagtaatgttttgtttcaaaGCGCTGTGGTAGAGGTAAGGAACCAGACAGTAAGGAAAGCCCTTCCTTAGTAATGACAACACGCTGCTGGGCTTAAGAACTACACTTACCTGAATTAATTGGACGTCCAATACAGTACTTGATGCTGTGTCCATTATGGAATAGCTGCCATACTTTGCTGAAAATACACAAAGACAAATGAGTGGACATTcaaagatgtttggtggcttgttgacattGTTCAGTGAAAacgaccatccgagttgtcAAGAAGTTCTGATTCATGTCACGTTCCAAgccttggttggccgagaccttgaggtgaTCATAAAGAAGACTCCTCAGCAGCTACCGACAGGAGGTTTACGAAATAGCCTTGCcttgtttattttgaaaaagGATGCATGAATCTGTCCAAAACACAACGAAATAAATCAAAaggcctcgatctgatatgattcctCCTTTCTCGACATTGTGACTGATAAATGTGGATATCACATTCACATCTGACAATAACTACTATTGTCATAATTtttacgagttttcattcacaaacatctgggaaataaatctcatgttctcCATGCAGTAACttgaggtggtgaatgggtttgagctttcaggtgaaacgtggattgtcaaagtaaaagccaatcaggctgattgtttgatgtgtggaaccatcgcggctttggatttgtgtttccgaggacaatgattgtaagcattcactctcaaagacccaatcaatgttgataattaccgcggcgactcatggtcaatttgcattttatctctgtaatcgcaaaatccacaacgaaaagtcataaacacttaaaagaaaagaaatatgctcaacacttactgaactcacaggtatgatcgcagctctgtataTTTTCatactggaagaaaagcgtccacaagctacgtttgacgtcacatacaagtttgatgtgttatctcgtgctactatgacgatgctttgtggcccggagttggattctaaaaattcgtctccctgtgggttattgtgcattttgttgcacaaccaaaatgatgacaaaaacgatgtttggtggcttgttgtcagaccagcattttgttgttggtcctcggggagcatattgccttttgtctcatatttatcaaccgcggccttcggccttggtcgataaagatgaaacaaaagaggatatggtccccttggaccaacaaaaaagctggtctgtcaacaagccaccaaacatcttataatatatatacagtgtacaccaaaaaaaccaaacattttaaaataatAGTTCACACCCAATAAAATGGGTAAATAACAAAAATGCAGGttaactaaaaaaaaatatataacagAACCAAACGCTGAATTAAAAGCCAGTGGCGCAACCCTATATACCTTTATGACCTGGCGAACAGCACCTGGCATCACCAGCGAGGCTAATCCAAAGGCCTTTTCGTGCCTCTAGAAGAGCTCTGTGTTGCCTACCCCATACCCTGTGTACTGCATGCAGCAGGTAGCCCCTCTGGATGCGGAAGTAGGTGGAAACAGAAATTGTTTGTAGACTGCAAAATGAAAAGAATCTCAAGACTTTGGTGGGGCTGAGagcagaaaaaaaaagtgctgcAGCAAGAATAAGGTTTCCCAAAGGCTGTTTTTTTATGTCGGGTTGACTTTTCCAGATAACGACATGCCCCTTTTTGCATGTTATCTTCACATGAATGCATGACCCAACCTTGTCTGTTATGAGTGGTATGGACTCCTCTCCACAGTCTGGGCATCGATGGCAGAGGTCCAAAAGCCTGTCTTCAAAAACCATGTATTTTGGCGAAGACCAAAGAGAGCTGAAAAAAAATACTGACAGTCAATTTAACTTTTAAAATTGTACAATTTTGTAATAATACACAAATTTATTAGGTATAAAACCTTATGTCAAAATAAAATCCCTTGTGCGACTTGCGTCTTAGATAGTCATACACCAATATACCTCCAATTAGATAATACAGAACGTCTCAAAAATAATGTTTAAGCTTGAACATTTGCATGATCTTATAAAACAATGACATTATCAACCAGTATCAAATTTAATATTTTGATGATAAATGCAAATGTCTTCAATGAAATTTATGTTCTGATTTTGTTCATCAACCTTTCATTTTGCCTTTGTAATTTTTGTCTTAAATTATGCAATGTTGAAACTAAATAATTACATAAATCATCTACCTCTCATCAACTGTTTCCCTTCTCGACCCATTATCAACACCACGGTCTTGCTGAGAGTCAACGGACATGCTGCTGGATGAGGCCGTCTGTTAACATTAAAAAAGACAACATACAGGACTCGGTGTAATAGTTATACATGTGCCATGAGCGCATAAACTATAAAATGTCCAATTGGAAAACCTTGCAGTGTGTCGAAGGGCGCGCTGACATTATGCACAACTGCAGCGCCATCCTATGCACACTTTAAATCAGAGTAAAGCATTCATAATGAACAAAGCAAAGCCAAAGTTATTGTGCTGTGATCAACTGTATGTAGTGGCCATTGTATGCTGCAAACCATAATTTGTAAATAATAAAAAGCTTGCTTTGCTAATGATCCCTTTCGGTCGTAATTCAATAAATCTTATACAAATCATCAAGCCCTGTATCATCTGTTTATTTTAAACATCATCATCACTCGGGTTATTTAAAATATAAATTCCTTACCAGGGTCACATCAGATGAACTTGTTTGTGCTCCAACGGGTTTGCTTTCTGTTTGGACAGAATGGTCGGTCACTGTCACCTCCACTTGTGTTTTTCTGGAGGTTACATCTTTCACCtgaaactttttttaaaaaccaaCATACAGCGATTACACTTTCTGAATGATTGAGTTACTTCTGCAAAATGTATTTCAACTAAAACATGTCATTTGAACATACATACCTGatgaccacaaaaaaaatagtgacaagacattaatttatttcatccATAAAAATTGCCAGCAGTCTGGGTGTTGATTTCATaagtgaccaaatggagggatggttttatctcGTGCATTGCAAAATCTAATACTAATACAATGCcccctttttctttttaaatatgGTTGAATGTAACATGTTTGGATTAATGTATAAAGAGATGAGGGGCtggggctgaggtgcacgatgATATCTCGGTGGTAACATTTTGAAAGCCATCTTATGGATAAAGCAGGCAAAATTCATCTATCGCAGACCGCGTTGTCCTGTGGGCGACATTGTAGCAGAGCTCCCCCTCAATGACCTCTGACCTCTGGCAACAAGGGTGTCAACAGCCAATCCCGGCAGGGATAGCCAGAGTCGCCTAACAACAATCCCTAAAACACAGATGAACACAGAAGGCATTAACATATATGTTATTCATGTCTCTTCTTGTTTGCTCATGATACCCAATACATGTATATGTACATTTTATATTCCTAAAACTGTTAATTAAAGTTTGTTATGTAGAATATCCTAGTCTGTTAAATttactattttgtgtgtgtgtgtgtgtgtgtgtgtgtagatttgATTTTTTGGGTTAATTTTTTAAATAGTCAAAGATTTGACACAATTCATGCAAAATGACAAAGTTTCTGTTCAGCTCAATTCAATTGATTCATTCAATAAATGCAGATTCGTGGCATTGAGACACACGAGTTAAATTGATAAATGTGTGTCTTTTACTCAGTTCAGGTTAAAATTATACCAAGTAAATCTTTTTCAAAAGGGAGTACTCTTTAGAGGAGATTCAAcaattacaaacaaaacaatacaaagaCAATGATTACATTACACAAATCTGGCAACGAGCATTTGGCAACGAGATTCAATCTCTTTCGGAAAAAATGTGTGAACCAATTTGATGTGGTGATTCATGCCTTACAATGCTGTACAGCATGCACAATGAAAGGCTTCTGATGGTTCTGCATTCCCTCTTCTCTTTGGTAACTGGCTGGCAGCTGTTGGTAAACTTCTATCATTGATGTGGTGATTCATGCCTTACAATGCTGTACAGCATGCACAATGAAAGGCTTCTGATGGTTCTGCATTCCCTCTTCTCTTTGGTAACTGGCTGGCAGCTGTTGGTAAACTTCTATCATTGATGTGGTGATTCATGCCTTACAATGCTGTACAGCATGCACAATGAAAGGCTGCTGATGGTTCTGCATTCCCTCTTCTCTTTGGTAACTGGCTGGCAGCTGTTGGTAAACAAATTCTTTCGAAGATCATTACTGCAGTGTTTCATGCTTAAAAACAATATATTCCATACATACCCAATCACGCTGGGAAACAAAGTGGCCTGAAGAAATGATGTATATTTGCCCCTATGGCAGGCATGCTGATGAGGACAATGGATTAACTGGTGTTGAAGACTGGCGAGCGCTCTGGCCACTTGGACTGGATCAATCTGCTAACGGTGGAGCGGTGTATCCTCGCTGTGTCCCGTCCACAACCAATATTTGGAACCCACAACTCCCAAAAAATACCAATGTGACTGGAAGATATAAGAATTGAAtatctaaatatcggaccctattgctatgctgaaaacacaatagctcaTTAGCTGGTAATATAAAAAGTTACTGCCGTATCTTTCAGTCTTACTATGACACAAACCTAACCTTGTGTACATCTCTATCTAAACCAATGAACAAGTGcgtgtttatgagtgtgtgtgtgcgtgtgaatgagaaaaagagagagaatgtgtgaaCAGCATGTCATGTTCATTATGTTTTCTTTGTCCTTCCCTTTTCTTGGCTCTATCATTACTGGCGTTTAATCAAGATACAATTCCCTCTTTAGAATGCTAATACTAATATGCaattcatttttatttcttaaaaAAATGGAAACAGAGAAAGTGGGATCAATCGCAGAATGACAGGAATAGCAAATACTGTgatcagatttgtggaggtatTTAAAGGGAGGCTCCACTGTATGACTCCCATTTATCTCATACAATTAAAAAAGTGTCCTATTGATGGATACAGCTGACAAAATCAATGCATTTGCATGCTGAAGTCATTCCTGCTTTGATTACAATCATTCTGGTTTGAGCCACTTTCTggcacaagaaaagaaaaaaaaacctgtttgAAATGAGTAACACTGACTTACCTCTGCACTGTCACTGTAAACCTATGGTCGTCTAGTCTGCGACTGAAAAATCCAAGGTCAGACCACCCATTGTTTGTCTCCCACtttgtgcacctcagccctggtgTCTCAAATGGTACATCACAAGATGTCTGATCCTTGGGCCCAAGGTTAATAAACAGGCAGGGAAGCTATATAGGGCATGTGTCAAACCAATATTTATATAAATTACCACCCCTGGGTAGCACAACTCTTGCTATTAATTTCCACTGGGAAGAATATATTCGAATGTCTAATCGTGTGATTGAAAGGAGATTAAAGAAAACttaaaataacacacaaacaaaataccacttttaacattttcattttacattgAAGCAAAACCTATTGTTACATTTACATTTGAGCATGGCGAGGAAAAATTTCATCATGTTTGAGGGTCATTTATGTGTGAGGTTTTAACAAAATTTGGATTTTATTACTATTTCATTACTTCTTGAATCAATGATGACCCAATGAGTAAagtagttggggggggggggggggggggtgggggtggggtagaGACAACAAGCCATACATCCTCAAACTGTACAAGTATAAAGAAAAGTTTCTAATTTCATTTTCAACAGATATACAAGAAATAGACTGTGCAAAATGACTTAATTACTACATGTGTGATACTGGGTTCACAATTTTGGGGTAACTTTAATTTCAAATGAGAACAAAAGCAAGTTCTccatagttaaaaaaaaaacatagcgATTGTAAATCTGGCATACATCAGCAAACAATTAATTGCAGTAAATGTATTATGCATGCCCTACATTCTTTGCTCGTGTGTTTTCTGCTGAAACCTTTCCAGAGTCAAAGTGTCCACATTGAAGATGCATCTTCTGGAACCTCAAAATTTTCAAAAGCCTAATAAAATTCCTTATGTCAAGTGCAAAAGATGCAACAATTGAAGTTATAAATGAGCTCCCTTGTAAACACTCAATTTCTTTCAAACGCAagtgtgtttaaaaaaagaattttGTCTCTGTTAGTGTTACCTTATCATGAGCAGACAAAATTTAGTCCCAGTCAGACTGTAGTCGATGTACATGAACTCATTTACAAGATATGTACACATGTAAGGAGATACTTAATTTATTTCATTGTTGGTCTCTCAATTAACCATAAAAAATAtaactttaacccttaggctggttgtcgcgacatatgtcgcgctactggctcagtctgtttggtcggttccgattaggccaaaaaaaaaaataggtgtggttacggtaacatagccaaaaaaaatagggtaggaaggtaggcaatcactttttttttaaaacttttttttcgaatgtgtacaaattaaacctacttgacagggaaataagtgtgcgactcgggcgattttgctttcattgcgttttctgaactggttttttttttttttttgacaaatgtaataaaaagttatagggtcggcccctaaaaatagggtaggtcgggttaccgtaaccacacctattttttttttaggccttacctcccatggatgcgaaaagcTATATGACcggtttattatttttttttttgtctctgttaattcacctgtggctatgtaacatgtgttacagaattgcaccagtgtaagggttaattacA from Littorina saxatilis isolate snail1 linkage group LG13, US_GU_Lsax_2.0, whole genome shotgun sequence encodes:
- the LOC138945415 gene encoding uncharacterized protein, which codes for MPRLWRGVHTTHNRQAKYGSYSIMDTASSTVLDVQLIQSSEVANSNAMELAGLQQCFRTLEQAQIGVSDVVTDRHTQVRAFLRTYRSLTHPIRHWFDVWHMAKSVYKKLMELGKKKGMEEAAMWGRSIASHLYWVASSTPPGEFRAEQARAKWVSVCNHITGVHTHDSEHFPQCLHGPLEDRIWMIAGSKVHKELEAIVKSKTLVKDIAQISPFDQTAEVEAYHSLVCQFAPKFTHFSYSTMKIRLQLAVIHHNANSGRQQAVNAAGDGRWAVQFPKNQGRLPVARKLKTRQTYGYVHDLMQEVIDLRMEFDSYSRARASWDAVAPRSSKPLIAEEGRPSKENVVASHQHRYSQH